The following coding sequences are from one Zalophus californianus isolate mZalCal1 chromosome 5, mZalCal1.pri.v2, whole genome shotgun sequence window:
- the LOC113929267 gene encoding 40S ribosomal protein S18-like, producing MSLVIPEKFQHILRVLNTNIDGRRKIAFAITAIKGVGRRYAHVVLRKADIDLTKRAGELTEDEVERVITIMQNPRQYKIPDWFLNRQKDVKDGKYSQVLANGLDNKLREDLERLKKIRAHRGLCHFWGLRVRGQHTKTTGRRGHTVGVSKKK from the coding sequence ATGTCTCTAGTGATCCCTGAGAAGTTCCAGCACATTTTGCGAGTACTCAACACCAATATTGATGGGCGTCGGAAAATAGCCTTTGCCATCACTGCAATTAAGGGTGTGGGGCGAAGATATGCTCATGTGGTGTTGAGGAAAGCAGACATCGATCTCACCAAAAGGGCCGGAGAGCTCACTGAGGATGAGGTGGAACGTGTGATCACCATTATGCAGAATCCTCGCCAGTATAAGATCCCAGACTGGTTTTTGAACAGACAAAAGGACGTGAAGGATGGAAAGTACAGCCAGGTCCTGGCCAATGGTCTGGACAACAAACTCCGTGAAGACctggagagactgaagaaaattAGGGCCCACAGAGGGCTGTGCCACTTCTGGGGACTTCGTGTCCGAGGCCAGCACACCAAGACCACAGGGCGCCGTGGCCACACCGTGGGTGtgtccaagaagaaataa